The following is a genomic window from Terriglobales bacterium.
GCAAGCGTTCTTCGGCAGCGGCCATGAGCTTCGACCCCAGCCCCGTGCGCCGCGCCTGAGCGCGAACGTCCAAGGTAATGATGTGGCCCACCTTGCGCCCGCCGCGCTCGGCCACGATGTAGCCGGCGATCTTGCCCTCGCGCTCCGCCACCACGGTCAGCGAGCTTTGCCGGCGGATGTAGCCCGCCAGCTCGGTGCGCGAGTAAGCCAGCTCCGTGGAAAAGCACTCCTGGTCGAGCTGCCACAGCGTCTCGAAGTCAGCGGAACGCTGGTCGCGCAGGGTGAACTCCACGGCGGATTGGCTCCTGCCGCTCACGAGACGGTGTGCTTGAGCTGGCCGCAAGCGGCAAAGATGTCGCGTCCGCGGGGCCGGCGGACGAAGGTGGGAACGCCGGCGCTGATCAGGATCTGCTGAAAATCAGTGACGCGGGAGTCGGCGGGCGTGCCGAACTCCACTCCCGGGCCAGGATTCAGGGCGATCAGGTTCACCTTGGCGCGCAGGCCGCGGATCAGCTCCGCCAGCTCGCGCGCCTGCTCCGGCGAGTCGTTCACGCCGTCCAGCAGGACGTACTCGAAGGTCAGGCGCTCGCGGCTGCGCAGCGGGAAAGCGCGGGCCGCGGCCAGCAGCGCCTCCAGGTCCCATTTGCGGTTGATAGGCATCAGCCGGGTACGCAACTCGTCGTTGGGCGCGTTGAGCGAGATGGCTAGCTTGGGACGGACCGTTTCCCTTCCCAATTCCTCGATGCGGGGCGCGACGCCCACGGTCGAAACCGTCATGCGGGATTCGGCGAAGCCCACGCCCTCCACCAGCAGCCGCACCGCCTTGATGAAGTTCTCATAATTCAGGAATGGCTCGCCCATGCCCATGAAGACCAGGTTCACTCGGCGGCGCTCGAGCGCAACCCCTTGATCGCTGAGCACCGCCAAGACCTGCCCGACGATCTCTCCCGCGCTCAGGTTGCGCTGCAAGCCCAAGAGTGCCGTGAGGCAGAAGTGGCAGTCCACCGCGCAGCCCGCCTGGCTGGAGACGCAGATCGTAGCCCGCTCCCTCGGCTGGGATCGCGATCCCTCATGCGTGCTCGCCTCGC
Proteins encoded in this region:
- a CDS encoding N-acetyltransferase → MSGRSQSAVEFTLRDQRSADFETLWQLDQECFSTELAYSRTELAGYIRRQSSLTVVAEREGKIAGYIVAERGGRKVGHIITLDVRAQARRTGLGSKLMAAAEERLRAVGCSSILLEVAVDNAAAIAFYHRQGYATLATIPRYYNDRTDALLLGKKLVQETP
- the rlmN gene encoding 23S rRNA (adenine(2503)-C(2))-methyltransferase RlmN, translated to MRQAGQLELLGLDLAELTGLVELAGEPGYRARQLFDALYRQRVAGLEEILTLPAAFRSSMAQQSFSVGLPRIEKKFQSQDGTVRYLMGFADGQSVETVWMPEGDDGEAGDGSEASTHEGSRSQPRERATICVSSQAGCAVDCHFCLTALLGLQRNLSAGEIVGQVLAVLSDQGVALERRRVNLVFMGMGEPFLNYENFIKAVRLLVEGVGFAESRMTVSTVGVAPRIEELGRETVRPKLAISLNAPNDELRTRLMPINRKWDLEALLAAARAFPLRSRERLTFEYVLLDGVNDSPEQARELAELIRGLRAKVNLIALNPGPGVEFGTPADSRVTDFQQILISAGVPTFVRRPRGRDIFAACGQLKHTVS